In Pseudoduganella albidiflava, a single window of DNA contains:
- a CDS encoding PhnE/PtxC family ABC transporter permease, whose product MQSIPAASYAERHPDPAWRGRVTYTIVALLVLWPMLVASEFKPAILFEGDSLAATLRFLADFLPPAHSPEFLWLLLRETWQTVAIATAGLTLALLGAIPATLLITERLSISRLGTGRMAPASRAVRQAVRWLLVLLRSVPELVWALLFVRIIGLGPTAGVLAIALTYCGMLGKVYAEILESSERHASDTLLANGGSRMAALLYGALPESASELVSYTVYRWECAIRGSVVMGFVGAGGLGQRMDESMKMLAGGEVSAMLLVFVLLVACADLVSKQLRSRLG is encoded by the coding sequence ATTCCCGCCGCTTCCTATGCCGAGCGCCACCCCGATCCCGCGTGGCGCGGCCGTGTCACGTACACCATCGTCGCGCTGCTGGTCCTGTGGCCGATGCTGGTGGCCAGCGAATTCAAGCCGGCCATCCTGTTCGAAGGCGACAGCCTGGCCGCCACGCTGCGCTTCCTCGCCGACTTCCTGCCGCCGGCGCACTCGCCCGAATTCCTGTGGCTGCTGCTGCGCGAAACCTGGCAGACGGTGGCCATCGCCACGGCCGGCCTCACGCTGGCCCTGCTGGGCGCCATTCCCGCCACGCTGCTGATCACCGAGCGGCTGTCGATTTCGCGCCTGGGCACCGGCCGCATGGCGCCGGCATCGCGCGCCGTGCGGCAAGCCGTGCGCTGGCTGCTGGTGCTGCTGCGCAGCGTGCCGGAACTGGTGTGGGCGCTGCTGTTCGTGCGCATCATCGGCCTCGGCCCCACCGCCGGCGTGCTGGCCATCGCCCTCACCTATTGCGGCATGCTGGGCAAGGTGTATGCCGAGATCCTCGAATCGTCCGAGCGCCATGCCAGCGACACGCTGCTGGCCAATGGCGGCTCGCGCATGGCGGCGCTGCTGTACGGCGCCTTGCCGGAATCGGCGTCCGAACTGGTGTCGTATACCGTGTACCGCTGGGAATGCGCGATCCGCGGCTCGGTCGTGATGGGCTTCGTCGGCGCCGGCGGCCTTGGCCAGCGCATGGACGAATCGATGAAGATGCTGGCTGGCGGCGAAGTATCGGCGATGCTGCTGGTATTTGTGCTGCTCGTCGCCTGCGCCGACCTGGTCTCGAAACAGCTGCGCAGCCGCCTCGGATGA